TCCCAACCCAAGGAGGGCAAAGGGGCCCCATATGGGGCCCCTTTATATTTTACTTCATCCAAGGCGGGAGTTTGATCTCACCAGCGGCTATCTTGGGCGGGAAGACCACCACCCTCTTGCCCGCCTGCCATTGAAAGATAGTCCCTACCGCACCTTTCTCTGGATCAATGGAGGGAATGACCTGGTGGCTCTTGGGGTCAAACCTGATACGGCCATACACCCCCATGAGGTCCGTCTTTTCCAGGGCAGCTACAACCTTATCAGAGTCCAGGGAACCGGCACGTTCGATGGCATCTTTCAACACATAGGGTGCCATATAACTGGAGGAAGTCCCATAACCCTCGGGTTCTATCCCCCACCTTTCCTTGTATGCCTCGAAGAATTTCATGGTCCAAGGTGTGGCCTCGCAAGGGGCATTGCCGGCATTCACCACATTGGCCAAGCAGTACTCACCCTTCCCTTCGGTCGCCTTCCAGAAACCAGGCTGTTCGGCTGCTGCGATGATGGAGCCAAAGGGCAGGGCCGGCACCTTCATATCGTACCACTGCTTGAGGAGGATAGAGGTCTCCGGCATATCCATCCAGATGAGAATTACCTGGGCCTTCTCATCTCTTGCCTTTAACAGGCCCATAGAAAAATCGGTTGTACCCGTTGGATATATCTCCGGCTTTCCTATAACATTCCACCCCTTTTTTGCCATAATCTTGGCAATTATACCGCCACCGGCCCGGGCATGGGCCACGTCCTGAACCATGATGAACAGACTGTTTAGGTCATGCTTTTCCCCGATTTTCAGCAGGCAGGGGATAATCTCTCCACCTACCATCCACTTGGCCTCGCCTGAAATACGAAAACAATACTTGAATTTGTCATATTCCTCGGCAACACGTGCATGGTATTTGGGTGTTAAGGCACCGGTGGTCAGAATAGAGACCTTTTTGTGTTTGGATAATAGGTCCATGGCCGCCAGTGCCGCCTCGGAGCGAACAGGACCACCCATAATAAAGTCTGCCTTCTTCTCCAAGATGAGTTTTTCCACCACCAATAGGGCCTCGCTTACCGGTACCCCAGGCTCGAGATCACGGGTATCCATGACCTCTACTTTAAAGGGGAGCTTCTTCTTGCCGACCTTAACCCCCCCAGCGGCATTGATCTCCTCTACCGCTAGTGTGATTGCCTTCTCCGCATCCCAGCCATAAAGGAAGGCTGTGGAGAGGGGACAACCGATCACGATGGCTTTCTCCACCTTCTTGCACCCCACTCCCATAAGGGGCAGGGCTACCAAACCCAAGATAAGGCAGATAACGACCCCCCCGATAAGTAATTTTCCCCTCCTTTTCATGGTATCC
The nucleotide sequence above comes from Deltaproteobacteria bacterium. Encoded proteins:
- a CDS encoding ABC transporter substrate-binding protein, producing the protein MKRRGKLLIGGVVICLILGLVALPLMGVGCKKVEKAIVIGCPLSTAFLYGWDAEKAITLAVEEINAAGGVKVGKKKLPFKVEVMDTRDLEPGVPVSEALLVVEKLILEKKADFIMGGPVRSEAALAAMDLLSKHKKVSILTTGALTPKYHARVAEEYDKFKYCFRISGEAKWMVGGEIIPCLLKIGEKHDLNSLFIMVQDVAHARAGGGIIAKIMAKKGWNVIGKPEIYPTGTTDFSMGLLKARDEKAQVILIWMDMPETSILLKQWYDMKVPALPFGSIIAAAEQPGFWKATEGKGEYCLANVVNAGNAPCEATPWTMKFFEAYKERWGIEPEGYGTSSSYMAPYVLKDAIERAGSLDSDKVVAALEKTDLMGVYGRIRFDPKSHQVIPSIDPEKGAVGTIFQWQAGKRVVVFPPKIAAGEIKLPPWMK